The sequence below is a genomic window from Microbulbifer hydrolyticus.
CCAGCCCAGGATACTGGCGATCATCAGCCAGGTACCCGCCGCCAGCAGCGCGGAGAGCATGCCGTAGACCAGTAGTTCTGGTTTATCGTTGAACAGATCCGGAGAGATGATTCCCTTGCGGATGGTAGAGGTCACTTCGCCGCCGGCCAGGTAGGCGCCGGCAAACTCGAAGATCATGGCGATCACGATCGCCTGCTTGATGGTCAGTGCGCGCGAGCCCACCGAGGTACCCATGGCGTTGGCGACGTCGTTGGCGCCCACACCCCAGGCCATGAAGAATCCGAAAACACAGGCCAGGATCAGGAAGATGTGACCGTATTGAGCGATGATTTCCACGTTTTCTCTCCCTTTAGCGCGCCAGCAACAGCTGTAGTCGGTTGCCCACGGCGTGGGCCTCATCCGCCAGTACGCCAACCCACTCGATGACCCGGTAGAGGAAAATCACGTCTACTGGCGGCAGGTCTTTTTCTAGTTTGAATAATGTGGCGCGTACTTCCACTTCAAGCTTGTCGGATTTGCGCTCAAGGTCATCCAGTTCCTCGGTCATGCGACGGGCGATATCCACTTCGCGTCCCGCAAAGCCGGACTCCAGCAGTTCGTCCAGCTCATTGATGGCGGTGAGCGCCTGCGCTGAGGTGGCCACGGCGCTCTCGACAAAGATCGCCATCATGCTGTGCATGGACGCGGGAATCTCCATCTGGCGACCGATCGCGAGGCCAGCGATATCCTGGGCGGTGTTGGCCACTTTGTCCTGGGCGTGCAGCAGCTCCAGCAGGTCGCTGCGGGAGACCGGCATAAACAGGCTGTCCGGCAGGTGCAGGCGCAGATCCTTCTTGATGTCGTCGGCGCGGTTTTCGCTGGCGGAGATGCGTTGCTGAACGGTTTTGGCAGTGCCGAAGTCACCTTTCATAAGGGCTTCGAAGAAGGGCACCAGATCCGCTGACGCTTCGTGGGCGGTCGCCATGTGCTCCTTGATCGGCTTGATCGGCGAGCGGCCGAACAGATTGGCGATATTGGACAGGGGCATGGTCTGTTCCTTTTTTCCGGTCCTGAGAGAGGGGGTTATGGCCGCCGGGGCGGCCAAATTGGGCGGCATGGTACCCCAACCAGTGCGAAGGTCACAGTGACGGTTTGGTTTCGCCGCCAATCCGTTGATCTGGCGCACTGTTGCCGCTCGCCATAAAAGCTACAATGCGCCTTCATGATAAGCGTAGACGGGTAACAGGGTATGGCTGTGAGCAGAATGGCGGACCGGATTCTCGACCTGCCGGGATTGCTGGAAGACCTGGTGGGACAGGGCTATGTGAGCCGTCTGGAGGCCAACCGCCTGATCGGGACGCCGCGCAGCGCTGAGCAGGCGCAAATGCACCCGCTTTCGTATATAGCCAGCTGTGAGCTGGAGAATCAGAAGAAGCCTGGCAAGACACTGGATGCCGCCACCCTGACCCAGTGGCTGGCGGATACTTCCTCCCACGGCATCTATCATATCGATCCACTCAAGGTGAACGTGGCGGAAGTCACCGAGGTGATGAGCTTCCAGTTTGCCAAGCGCCACCAGATCCTGTGTGTGGAGGCCTCGAAAGAGATGCTGCTGGTGGCTACCGCGCAGCCCTACACCAGCGGCTGGGAAGAGCAGCTGGAGCACACCAGCGGCCGCACGGTACAGCGGGTGGTCGCGGACCCGGCGGATATCAAGCGCTACGGCATCGAGTTCTATTCCCTCGCGAACTCCATTTCCGGTGCCAGCGGCCTCAAGGGCAGCTCCGGCGCCGGCAACTTCGAGCAGCTGCTGGAACTGGGCAATCTGAAGGACCCGGAGGCCAACGACCAGCACATCGTCAATATCGTCGACTGGCTGTTACAGCACGCCTTCGATCAGCGCGCCAGTGACATCCATATCGAGCCGCGTCGTGGTATCGGCCGTATCCGCTTCCGCATCGACGGGGTGCTGCACCCGATTCACGAGTTGCCGGATCAGGTCAACGCCGCCGTCACCAGCCGCCTGAAGATCCTCGGGCGTATGAATGTGGCGGAGAAGCGCAAACCGCAGGACGGCCGCATCAAGACCAAGCGTCCGGATGGCAGTGAAGTGGAACTGCGCCTTTCGACATTGCCTACCGCCTTCGGGGAAAAGCTGGTGATGCGGATCTTCGACCCGGAAGTTCTGGCGCGCTCCTATCACGACCTGGGCCTTGCCGGCGAAGACCTCGCCCGCTGGCACAAAATGCTGGGTCGCCCCAATGGCATCGTGCTTGTTACCGGCCCCACCGGTTCCGGTAAAACCACCACGCTTTATACGGCACTGAAGCAGCTGGCCTCCACCGAGGTGAATGTATCCACCATCGAAGACCCGATCGAGATGGTGGAGGACAGCTTCAACCAGACCCAGGTGCATCACAGCATCGGCCTCGATTTCGCGGCCGGTATCCGCACCCTGATGCGCCAGGACCCGGACATCATCATGGTGGGTGAGATCCGCGACCTGGAAACGGCACAGATGGCGGTGCAGGCCGCTCTCACCGGCCACCTGGTGATCTCCACCCTGCACACCAACGATGCCCCCACCGCGGTTACGCGACTGCTGGATCTGGGGCTGCCGCACTACCTGCTGAAGTCCACCGTGCTTGGGGTTATGGCCCAGCGCCTGGTGCGCACCCTGTGTCCCAGTTGCAAGCGCAAGGCGGAAGTGAGTGACGAGGACTGGCAGGCGCTGGTAAAACCCTGGAAGGCACCCAAGCCGGAGGTGGTGTACCAGCCGGAGGGTTGCCTCGACTGTCGTAACACGGGCTACAAAGGCCGTCAGGGTATCTACGAAATTCTCCCGTTCACCGAGGCTGTACAGGCACTGGTGACGCACGATTGTGATTTGCAGCAGGTGCGTCGCCAGGGCATGCGCGAGGGCATGAACAGTTTGCGTCTCTCCGGTGCGCGAAAAGTGGCGGCGGGTATTACCACCGTACAGGAAGTGCTGCGGGTCGCGCCGCCGCCGGATATCTCTTTCTGATGCCGGCGTGGCGGTGAAACGCTTGCAAACTTTTTTTGTTGCGCCATAGTCGGGAAACCCGGTGTAAAACGGTTGACGATAAAAAGACTGAATAAAGGACTAATCAGATGGCGCTTGAATACGTATTACTGGATGTTTTTGCCGACGCTCCTTTCCAGGGAACCCAGATCCCGGTGGTGAACCTTGCTGGTCGCTCACTGGACGAGTTGGCAAAGAAGGCGATCGCGAGCGAATTCCAGCAGACGGAAACCGTGTTTATCGAGCCGGAAAAAACAGTCCCGGCCTGTGTATATAACAGCGCGGGCCAGCAGCGGTTCGGCGCCCATACCATTCTCGCGGTGTCCTTTATGGCATTTGAGCTGGGCCTGGCCAAAAGTGAAGGCAGCTTTGCCTCTTTCCTGCTGCAGCAGGACAGCGGACTGATCGAAAGCTTTATTGACGACAACGAAGGTAGCCCCGGTAATATCCAGTTTGCGCGTGTGCTGTCACCCACCGTGGATCGCTACACCCCGGAAGTGTCCCGCCTCGCCGCGGCACTGAATACCGGGGAAAAACATATTTCGTTCAGCAAGTACCGGCCCGCCGTAGTGAGTGTGGATACGCCGACCCTGATTGTGCCTTTTACCCGCCCCGAGCATGTCCTGGCTGCCAGTCTCAATCACGATCGCTGGGCGGAATTACTGGGTGACATGTACACGTCGGAGCTGTTTCTGTTTGCACCTGGTTCGATTACCGGCGGTACAGAGTTTCACGGCCGCCTGCTGAACCCGAATCTGGCAAAAGACGTCTACCCGCCCATCGGCAATGTGATGCCGGAGTTTATCGCCTATCTTGCCGAGCAGCAGGAAACCGTCGCGGGCACCCACACATTTTCTGTGGATCGCGGCAGCGAGGACACTCGCAAGAGTGTGCTGCATGTGGAGTTTGATAAAAAGGCGGGCAAGGAAGTGCGCTGCCGCATCGGCGGCAAGGTGATCAAGATGGGAGAGGGCAAGCTGTTCTATTCCTGACCTTTGCTGGCAATAAACAGCAGCCAATAAAAAACCGCGCCGTTGCGCGGTTTTTTTATTGGCGAAGGGGTTATGCTGCCGGATCTTCCGTATCCTCCTGTTCCTCGCCTTCGGCGGTCTGTTCCTTTTCCTCCCGTTCCACTAGTACCAGGTCGTCGTGGCGTTTGTTCACCACGCGCTCGAAATCGTATTTGGCGATCTCGAAAACCTGTTCCCGGTCGTTCCGCCGCACATAGTATTTGTTGTCGGCCTGGGCGAAGTGATAGCGCAGCTCACCGCGCTCGGACTGCACCACGATTTCCGTTTCCTCGACATCGGGTATTTCCTCTGCGGGTGAGGTAACACGCAGTTTCTCCAGGGCGCTGGCGAGCTCGCGGGATTTTCCGGGATCAACCGCGGGCACAACGATTTCTTTGCCGTCGCTATTTGCCGTGGCAAATTTCCAGTTGTCACCATTTTTGCGCAGCTGATAGTCCGGTCCCTCGATACGCTCGATATCGCCGGCGGCCAGCAGGGTTTTATCCAGCCAGCTGCCCGCGTTTTCCGGCAGGTCGAAGCTGTTTAGCTCCACCGCATAGATGGCGTCGTCATCGGCGCGGCGCACATGCACCTTGCGGAAACCCGGTGAGGTACCTACAAGCAACTCCGCAGTCGGCGTGTCACCGTCCGTGGTGTACAGCTTGAGGTGTTTGCGGAATTTGTCTTCCGCTACTTCAAAGCGCTCGCGCGCGCTGTTGCTGGTGGCCACCGGCCAGTTGCCTTTGAGCGCAGTGAGTTTTGCGAGCAGAGTATCGAGCTTGTCGCTGTCGACCGGCAGATCGTGCAGGTCCGGCAGCTGCCACTGGCCGTCTTTTTTCACCAGCGTCACACGTTCGTCGTCGCCGGCAATTTCCAGTCGCTTGAGCGCATCGGTTTTGGTCTGCACCAGTTGGGTCTGTTGTGCCTGCGCCTGATTGCGTGCGCTTGTATTCCAGAACAGGCCCGCGGCCAGTACCAGCTGCAGTGCCAGCACGCCGCTCAATGCCATTTGCAGATTTTTCATATTACGGTTCCTCCTCAGCCGGCCAGCAGCTGCTGGTAGCGCTGCTGGCGGGCGCGACTGCGCAGGGTCTGGATAAGGGCGACGATGCCCAGCGCCAGCAGTGCGCAGATATAGTTCAGGGTTTCCCAGAACAGACGGCTGTCCTGCTCCATGGGCGGCAGGGTGCGGTTGAAGTGGCCGCGGGCGCGGATGCCGAGCAGGCCTGCGTCCTCAAGAGACCAGTCGACGCTGTTGGCCGCCAGTTGCAGGGTGTTGAGGTAGTCGCCGCCCGCGGCCGCGCCGCTCATGCGCACCACCTGATCGCGCAGGAAGTCATTCGACGCGAACAGGATGATGCGCGCGGACTCCGGCGAACGGCTGATCTGGCTGGGCAGGTTTTCCAGTTTGGTGGCGTCACTCGCGCTGTCGGCTTCGCCTTCGGGCTGCTCTTCTGGTTGTTGTGCCAGCGGCGAGGGTTTGCCGGCGAAGTAGGAATCAAAGCGTCCGGCACTCACCACACCCAGCAGCTGCGACGCGCGCTCGCCCTCCGGGGTGAAGGCGCTGATCTGCCCGTCCACATAGCGCGGCATCACGCTGGTACTGCTGGACAGCCAGGACTCCTCCGAGCTGTGCAGCAGCGGGGTGATGGTGCGCTGTGCAGACTTCTCGTCGTCCACACGGATCGGCGAGGCCCAGCTCAGGGTGGCCTGGGGCAGGTTACCGGTGATGGGGTTGTCGGCGTTCAGGCCGTCGCCGCGCACGTCGATAAAGTAGGGGTAGTCCAGCATGCGCAGTTCCTGCAGCTGGAAACCGCCCACATTGCGGGTGACCGGCACCGGGAAGGCACTGTTCTGTGGGTCCAGCACCAGTTGGTTGTCCACCTTCAGGCCCATGTGTTCGAGCCAGGGTTCCAGGCCGCTGTTGACCCGATTCAGGCTCAGGCTGCGGTTGGACAGGTTGGCGCTGTAGGGGGAGGTGGCGGCAATCACGGTGCCACCTTGCATCAGGAACTGGTCCACCGCATACAGGGCTTTTTCGCTCAGGTTGCGCGGCGCCAGAAGCATCAGGATATCCGCGTTGCCGGACACGCGACCATCGCTCAGGTCCTCGCGCTCCACGTTCAGCTCGGCGCCGAGCAAGGTTTCCAGCTGGCTGAAGCGGGCACCACCACCCATCCCCCGGCTGAAATCGTCTGCGGGTGTCACCAGTGCGACGGTCTTGGTAAAGCCGCTGGCAAAGCGCTTGATGCCCGCTTCCAGGTTGCGCTCGAAAGTGTCCGCGCTGAGGTCGTCCAGCGGGATTTGCACGATCTGCTCATCGCGGGCGAGGGTCAGGTAGAAATAGAAGGGGCGGCCGACCAGGCTCGCGGCCATGGGCTGGAAGCCATAGTCCTCGGCAATCTGCTGCGCCACCACACCGCCATCCGCTTGCGGGTCGATGAACTCGACGCTCAGGCGATCACCGGCGTCCGCCTGTATTTTTTCCACGGATTCACGGATGGTCTGCTTGAACTCCGCCAGCTGTTCGGGCAATTGCTCGTCGGCGGAAACATAGGCGGTAAACGTCAGCTTGCCCTGCACCGTGTCGAACAGGTTGCCCTCGCTCTGGTAGCTCTGCAGGACTTTCTTGATCGCGCGGGTGAGGTCGTACTCCGGGTTGCGCAGTTGCACGTCGATGTCCGCCTCGCGCTCTGCATTCACCTCGATCAGGTCGCGGAAGCCCAGTACCTCGTACTCGTCGCCGTACTGCACCAGCACATCGAAATAGGAGCTGACGATGGAAGCCTGGTAGCGGTCCGCCACCTGGAAGGGCACCGGTGCGATACCGTATTTGCGGTTGGCTTCTTCCTCCAGTTCCGGCTCCTGTGTCGGGTCAATGATCTCCACCCGCACGCGGCCGTCGCCGGCCACCTCGTACTCCCGCAGCAGGTCGCGCATCTGCGGTACCAGCGGGGCGAGCAGCGGATGGG
It includes:
- a CDS encoding TIGR00153 family protein, translated to MPLSNIANLFGRSPIKPIKEHMATAHEASADLVPFFEALMKGDFGTAKTVQQRISASENRADDIKKDLRLHLPDSLFMPVSRSDLLELLHAQDKVANTAQDIAGLAIGRQMEIPASMHSMMAIFVESAVATSAQALTAINELDELLESGFAGREVDIARRMTEELDDLERKSDKLEVEVRATLFKLEKDLPPVDVIFLYRVIEWVGVLADEAHAVGNRLQLLLAR
- a CDS encoding GspE/PulE family protein — protein: MAVSRMADRILDLPGLLEDLVGQGYVSRLEANRLIGTPRSAEQAQMHPLSYIASCELENQKKPGKTLDAATLTQWLADTSSHGIYHIDPLKVNVAEVTEVMSFQFAKRHQILCVEASKEMLLVATAQPYTSGWEEQLEHTSGRTVQRVVADPADIKRYGIEFYSLANSISGASGLKGSSGAGNFEQLLELGNLKDPEANDQHIVNIVDWLLQHAFDQRASDIHIEPRRGIGRIRFRIDGVLHPIHELPDQVNAAVTSRLKILGRMNVAEKRKPQDGRIKTKRPDGSEVELRLSTLPTAFGEKLVMRIFDPEVLARSYHDLGLAGEDLARWHKMLGRPNGIVLVTGPTGSGKTTTLYTALKQLASTEVNVSTIEDPIEMVEDSFNQTQVHHSIGLDFAAGIRTLMRQDPDIIMVGEIRDLETAQMAVQAALTGHLVISTLHTNDAPTAVTRLLDLGLPHYLLKSTVLGVMAQRLVRTLCPSCKRKAEVSDEDWQALVKPWKAPKPEVVYQPEGCLDCRNTGYKGRQGIYEILPFTEAVQALVTHDCDLQQVRRQGMREGMNSLRLSGARKVAAGITTVQEVLRVAPPPDISF
- a CDS encoding PhzF family phenazine biosynthesis protein; translation: MALEYVLLDVFADAPFQGTQIPVVNLAGRSLDELAKKAIASEFQQTETVFIEPEKTVPACVYNSAGQQRFGAHTILAVSFMAFELGLAKSEGSFASFLLQQDSGLIESFIDDNEGSPGNIQFARVLSPTVDRYTPEVSRLAAALNTGEKHISFSKYRPAVVSVDTPTLIVPFTRPEHVLAASLNHDRWAELLGDMYTSELFLFAPGSITGGTEFHGRLLNPNLAKDVYPPIGNVMPEFIAYLAEQQETVAGTHTFSVDRGSEDTRKSVLHVEFDKKAGKEVRCRIGGKVIKMGEGKLFYS
- a CDS encoding DUF4340 domain-containing protein — its product is MKNLQMALSGVLALQLVLAAGLFWNTSARNQAQAQQTQLVQTKTDALKRLEIAGDDERVTLVKKDGQWQLPDLHDLPVDSDKLDTLLAKLTALKGNWPVATSNSARERFEVAEDKFRKHLKLYTTDGDTPTAELLVGTSPGFRKVHVRRADDDAIYAVELNSFDLPENAGSWLDKTLLAAGDIERIEGPDYQLRKNGDNWKFATANSDGKEIVVPAVDPGKSRELASALEKLRVTSPAEEIPDVEETEIVVQSERGELRYHFAQADNKYYVRRNDREQVFEIAKYDFERVVNKRHDDLVLVEREEKEQTAEGEEQEDTEDPAA
- a CDS encoding Gldg family protein → MRPDNNPRNTPPVSGKQLMQRVAAKELTLFFASPVAYLFLATFAAVSLFVFFWGEAFFARNIADVRPLFEWMPLLLIFLSSALTMRLWSDERAKGTLEHILTQPAPLWQFVVGKFVACLVLLGIALAITLPLPITVALIGELDWGPVWAGYLATFLLGAAYLSIGLFVSARASNQIVSLIVASAMCGVFYLIGTPLLTDFFGNSAGEWLRSLSTGARFDAITRGVIDLPDLYYYLSLCAVFLALNTLVLERERWAASGDRQHRRAWHAVTALLVVNALGANLWLGQLKSLRADVTEGNLYSISPATEQYLNQLQEPLLIRGYFSGKTHPLLAPLVPQMRDLLREYEVAGDGRVRVEIIDPTQEPELEEEANRKYGIAPVPFQVADRYQASIVSSYFDVLVQYGDEYEVLGFRDLIEVNAEREADIDVQLRNPEYDLTRAIKKVLQSYQSEGNLFDTVQGKLTFTAYVSADEQLPEQLAEFKQTIRESVEKIQADAGDRLSVEFIDPQADGGVVAQQIAEDYGFQPMAASLVGRPFYFYLTLARDEQIVQIPLDDLSADTFERNLEAGIKRFASGFTKTVALVTPADDFSRGMGGGARFSQLETLLGAELNVEREDLSDGRVSGNADILMLLAPRNLSEKALYAVDQFLMQGGTVIAATSPYSANLSNRSLSLNRVNSGLEPWLEHMGLKVDNQLVLDPQNSAFPVPVTRNVGGFQLQELRMLDYPYFIDVRGDGLNADNPITGNLPQATLSWASPIRVDDEKSAQRTITPLLHSSEESWLSSSTSVMPRYVDGQISAFTPEGERASQLLGVVSAGRFDSYFAGKPSPLAQQPEEQPEGEADSASDATKLENLPSQISRSPESARIILFASNDFLRDQVVRMSGAAAGGDYLNTLQLAANSVDWSLEDAGLLGIRARGHFNRTLPPMEQDSRLFWETLNYICALLALGIVALIQTLRSRARQQRYQQLLAG